The genomic DNA TCGATCTCGGGATTGGCGCCGTAGCGGCCGATGCCGTCGACCCGCACGAACCAAGCATTCTCGGCGTCGGTGACCACCAGCTTCTTGTGCAGGCCCTGATGGGCGGGGTGGCATAGCGCCATATCGTCGGTGACTGGTTCCAACGAGCAATTCTGTCCCAAGGGAACCCGGCGCTGTTCGCCGGTCACTACATTGGTGCCCAGCGGCAAGCGCCCGTCTTCTTCGCGGGTGGGATATTCCAGCATCTCGGATTTGCCGCCGCCCGAAGCGCCCTCATGCATGATGGTGAGCGGGCAATCATAGGGTGTCACCACCCGCACCGCCGAAGCGTGCGCCGTCACCCAGCCCTCGCTTTCGCCCAGATCGAGCAGCACGCCGTAAATGCCCTTCTTGGCGCTGGGACCGGGGTAAAGATTGAGCGCAAACACTTCGTGGCAAGCGTCCATGCGGTTATGCACCACAACTTGCTTGCCCTTGCAGTGGGTATGGCGAAAGGGCGGGGCCAGATACAAGATGGCCTTGGGGGAGAAACCGTCGCGCAACTCGCAGACGCGGACCATGCCTTGCAGGTCGGTCAGCGCCGCCGCGAAGAAGGCGGCGTTGGCCGGGCCTACGAACAAGGCGTCGTGATCGATGCGCCCCGATCCTGCCGAGAAGGGAATGCAGATCAATTCCTGGCTTCCCAGCCAATCGAACATCTCGTCGCGCAGGTTTGCGAAAGGATAGCCGAAGCGCTCGGCAAAGCGCGGCTTGTCGGTAGGCAGATCGTCGCCAATCGCCATCGTGTCGGGATCGCGCCTGCGCATATAGGGTTCTGGATAATTGGCGGCGACGCCGTTCTTGCAGCGCACGATGTCGGCTTCGGTCACCATTCCCTGTCCGGGAACGTCATAGGCCACGGTGAATCGGTCCTGGCCCGTGCCGCCCAGCGCCATATCGAGCAATTGCGAGCGTGACGTCGGCCAGATCACCTTGGGCGATTTCTTCAAGGCGCGGGCAAGATCGGGCAGATGCTCCAGCCAGGGCAGGTCGGGCACCAGACATTCGGCTTTCGACATTTCATTCATGGCGTCACCCCTTTGCAGGTGAACCACAGTTAGCGCAAGGGAATTGGCCGCGGCACACCCGGGGCGGGTGGGACTGCGCTCTCTTTTCGGGGAGGGATTTGTGATACGATGCCAGCCTGCAAGAAAGGACAACTCGATGCTCGCCATCCATCAACTGCTGGCCTTCAACGACAATTACATCCACGTAGCGCTGGACGAAGCCAGCGGCGAGGGTGCGGTGATCGATCCCGGTGATGCCGAACCGGTGCTGCGGGCGGCTGGCCAGAATGGTTGGAAGCTGACGCAGATTTGGACCACCCATCACCATGCCGATCATGCGGGCGGAACGGAAGAACTGAAGGCGAAGCTGGGGCTGAAGGTTTTCGGCGCCGCTATCGATGCGCACCGCCTGCCCGGTCTCGATGTGGGGCTTAAGGATCAAGACGAGTTGCAACTGGGCGAACATCGGGCCAAGGCGCTGTTCGTGCCCGGCCATACGTCGGGACATCTGGCCTATTGGTTCGAAGAGGATAAACTTCTGTTTCCGGGCGACACGCTGTTCGCCATGGGATGTGGGCGATTGTTCGAGGAACCGGCCGAGGTCATGTGGGCCTCGCTGTCGCGTCTTAAGGCGTTGCCGGGCGACACGCTGGTCTATTGCGCCCACGAATATACGCTGGCCAATGGACGATTCGCCAAAACCATCGAGCCGGAAAACGAATCCCTTCTCTTGCGCCTGAACGAGGCGCGGGCCATGCGCGACAAGGGGCTGTCCACCGTTCCCTTCCGCCTCGATCTGGATCTGGCGACCAATCCGTTCCTGCGCGCAGGCTCTGCCCCGGCCTTCGCCGACCTGCGCCGCCAAAAGGACGTTTTCAAATGAGCCAGGAAGAGGTGCTGTCCTTTCTGGCCGATCCCGCCAGCTATGGATTGGCGGCGGGCGAGAAGATTGAGCGCATCGATACGCACATTTCGGCGGTGTTTCTGGCGGGCGACAAGGCCTACAAGCTGAAGAAGGCGGTCAAGCTGCCTTTCCTCGACTTCTCGACGCTTGAAGCGCGCCAAACATTTTGCCGCGCTGAGTTGACGGTCAATCGGCGCACGGCGCCCGATCTGTATCTGGGGGTCGAACCGCTGGTCAGGCGCGCCGACGGAACGCTCGGTTTTGGCGGCGAGGGCGAGGTCGCCGACTGGCTGGTGGTGATGAAACGCTTCGATCAGGAGGAGCGGCTGGATCGCCTGTCGGCCATGGGCGAACTTGACCGCCACGCCATGATGGAGCTGGCCGAAGTGGTGGCCGATTTTCACGTCAAGGCGCCGCATCGTTCCGACTATGGCGGTGTGGCCGGTCTGGCCCATGTGATCGGCACCAACGATTCCACATTCGCCGAAACCGATTTGCCGCGCGACTGCACGCTGCGCCTGACCCAGCATTCGATGGAGCGCCTTAGCGAGTGCGCCGAAATTCTGGAGGCCAGACGCCAACAAGGCTATGTGCGCCGCGTCCATGGCGATCTGCATCTGGGCAACGTGTTTCGCCACCAAGGCAAGCCGGTGCTGTTCGATGCCATCGAATTCAACGAGGATTTCGCCTGCGTCGATACTTTGTTCGATCTGGCCTTCCTGCTGATGGACCTTGATCACGGCGGCTATCGCTCGCTGGGGTCGGTTCTGTTCAACCACTATCTGCCCTTTGCTGGCGAATGGGCGGGCGGCGAGGCGGGCGGGTTGAAGGCGCTGCCCTTGTTCTTGTCGCTTCGGGCCGCCATCCGCGCCCATGTGCTGGCGACCAGGGCGCGGCAAGCGAGCGGGGCGGAAGCCGAGCGCGCCCTCAAGGAAGCCACGATGTATTTGGATGCGGCGCTCGATTATCTCGATCCGCCGCCGCCCCGCCTGTGCGCCATCGGCGGCTTGTCGGGCAGCGGCAAGTCGCGTCTGGCCCGCGATCTGGCCCGCTATCTGGGCGCTGCGCCCGGCGCTTTGGTGCTGCGCTCGGACGTAATCCGCAAGCGCCTGCTGGGCAAGACCATGTTCGAACGCCTGGTCCCCGAGGCTTATGGCGCCGAGATGACGATCCGCACCTTCGACACGCTGTTCCAAGAGGCCGAGGCGGCCCTGAAGGCCGGGCATTCGGTGATCTGCGACGCCGTTTTCGCCAGGCCCGAACAGCGCAAGCAGGCGCAAGACTTGGCCTTGCGCCTGAAAGTGCCCTTTACGGCGGGTTGGGCCGACGCGCCGCCCGAGATTTTGCGAAAACGCGTGGCCGAGCGAAAGCGCAACGCCTCGGACGCCACCGAACCCGTGCTTGAGATGCAATTCGGCTATGACCTAAGCGCTCTGGACTGGGCGAAAATCGACACTTCGGGGAGCAAGGACGAGTCCTTTCGCCTAGCTAGGCGGGTGCTAAGAATCTGACGGCGCTTTCTTTTTCGTTCATTTCGGTTCATGATGAAAGATCGCTTGGGGAGGACGAGATGAGCAGCATCAAAAGTCTGATCGCCGTGATCGAAGACGCGAACAGTCGAGCGTCCCTGGAATCGGCGCTGGCCATCGGGCGCGCCTTTTCCGCCCATGTCACCGCCCTGCATGTGAAGGCCGACCCTTCCAACGCCGTGCCTTTGCTGGGCGAGGGCATGTCGGGCGGCATGATTGAGGAAATGATGTCGGTGGCCGAAAAGGAGGCCAACGAAAAAGCCAAGCTGGCACGCGCCATGTTCGACGAGATCGTGGCGGCGGCGAAAATCCCCCTGATCGCCACGCCGCCCGCCCCGTCTGAAGCGTCGGTCGCCTTTTACGAGGAAGCCGGGCTGGAAGAGGAAATCGTGGCCCGCAAGGGGCGCCTGGCCGACCTGATCGTACTGACCAGGCCCGAGGGCGAAACCGACCTGCCTGCCGCCACCACCTTGAATGCCGCCTTGTTTGAAACGGGCCGTCCGGTTCTGATGACCGGCAAATCCCTGTCCGAGGCCGCTAGGCGGATCGCCATCGCCTGGAACGGTTCCGCCGAAGCCGCCAGGGCGCTGGCCGCCGCCATGCCCTTCCTGACAAGGGACGGCGTTTCGGTGGCGCTGCTGGTGGGCGAGGAAGAGGGGCGCGCCGCCTATGGCCGCTCGGTTCAGGAATATCTGGCATGGCACGGGGTGGCTTGCGAGATTCGCCTGTTCGCCGCCCATGGCGGGCAGACCGGCGAAAGCCTGCTGCATGAAATGGAGCAGTTCAAGGCCGACATGCTGGTTATGGGCGCCTATACGCATAGCAGGTTGCGCCAATTGATCATGGGCGGCGTGACGCGCCATGTCGTGGCCAACTGCTCCGTGCCCGTGCTGTTCGCCCACTGACGCGCCGGGATGGATACTAAGAAAACCGTCATCGTCACCGGGGCCAGCCAAGGCATCGGTCACGCCATTGCGGCGCGCTTCTTGCTCGAAGATTGGCGCGTCATCACCTGTTCGCGCCAGGACGTGCCCCCGCATTGCAAGATGAATCCCAACTGGGCGCACCATATCGTGACCGATCTGGTCAAGGACGAGGACGTCGCCCGTTTCATCGAAGCCGCCAACGCTATTCTGGACGGCGGCCCCTTGCACGCCTTGATCAACAATGCGGGCGTCTCGCCCAAGACCAGCTACAAGGAACGTTTGGGCATTTTGAACGGCCCCATCCAGGGCTGGCGCGACGTGTTCGACCTTAATTTCTTCGCACCACTGAAACTGGCTCGCGGCTTCGCTTCGGCGCTCAATCGCGGCAAGGGGGCGATCGTCAACATCACCTCGATCGCCGGGCATTACGTGCATCCCTTCGCAGGCTCGGCCTATTCCACCTCGAAAGCGGCGCTGTCAGGATTGACCCGCGAAATGGCGGTCGAGTTCGCCCAGCTTGGCGTGCGCGTCAATGCGCTGGCGCCGGGCGAAATCAAGACCGGCATGATCTCGCCCGACTACGAGGCCTTCATTCCGCGCATTCCCCTGGAACGCATGGGATCGACCGACGACGTGGCGGGCGTGGCCTTCAGGCTTTGCTCGGACGATTTCGCCTATGTCACGGGCACCGAGGTCTTCGTGACCGGCGGCCAGCATTTGTTGTAGGGAAGCCCTCAGCGGTCAGCCGTCAGCTTTCAGATAAAAAGGCTGATGGCTGAATGCTGAAAGCTATTTCAAACCCGATGCGGCCCGTAGGTCTTGGCGGCGCAGAGGCGCTGGATGACGGCGGGGCCTTTGCTGCGCGTCACGACGCCCTGTTCGAAGGCGATGACCGACAATTTGCCATGCACGATGTTCAGCAATTCGTCGGGTTGCAGCAGATGGGCTGGATTGCGCGGGCTGGTCAGCGCATAGGTTTCGTTGCCATGGGCGAAGGTTTCGTAGATCAGAACGCCGTCTTCGGCCAAGGCGTCGATCAGATGCGCAAAAAGCGGGCGAAAAAGGTAATTGGTGACCACGATGGCCTGGAATTTGCGGCCCTCGAGCGGCCAGGGCGCGCCATTCTCAAGATCGGCCTTGACGATTTCGAAGCCCGGGGCCGGGGTCAGCAGGCTGGTGTCGCGATCAACAGCCGTCACCTTGTTGCCTTGCCGCAAGAACAGGCGGCTGTGCCGCCCGGCGCCCGCCGCTAGGTCCAGCACCTCGCCCTCTGGTGGAATCAAAGGCGCGAAGCGTTCCACCCAGGCTGAGGGGGCATCGGGTCCGGGCGTGACAATATGTTTGCAGCGCATGGAAGGAGATTGCCCATCAGCGCCGGGCGCGGTAAAGGAAAATCATGATCCTGTTCATGCTGAAATGCCCGTCCGACCACCGGTTCGAGGGCTGGTTCAAGGACGGCGCCGCCTATGAGCGCCAGGCCAAGCGTCGTCTGATCGCCTGTCCGGTCTGCGAAAGCAGCGAGATTTCCAAGGCCCCGATGGCGCCCCGCATCTCGAAAGGGCTGGCGCGCAACGAGGAAGCGGCCCCTTTGGCGCCGCCGCAAGACTCCATCCCCACGCCGCCGGTTCCCGCCCAGGAGGCAACCCTGCCCGCCTCGCCCGAATTGCTGACGGCTTTGCGGGACGTGGTGGAAAAACACTGCGAAAACGTGGGCAGCCGCTTCGCCGAGGAAGCCCGGAGAATCCACTACGGGGAATCCGAGGCGCGGGGCATTTACGGCCAGACCGATCCAGAAGAGACCAAGGCCTTGCTCGAGGAAGGCATCGACATCCTTCCCCTGCCCTGGCCGACCCGCAACGCCTGACCGGCGATTATGGGTCTCTGCCATCACATTTCGTCATATCTGAAAACTGGCAGACCGGCCCGACTGGGGTTAAGATTATCGCCCAACAACCAAGGGTCCGCATGGCCAGCAGCCAGGATTTGCGTCTCGTCGTCTTCGATGTCGACGGCACGCTGATCGACAGTCAGCACAATATCGTGAACGCCGTGGCGGACGCCTGGCGGGCGGAGGGGCTTGACGTTCCCGCCCCCTGGCAAGTGCGGCGCAATATCGGCTTGCCCTTGGAAGAGGCCATCGCCGCTCTGATCCCCGAGGCCGAGCGCGATTTCCATCTGCATCTAACCGAACTGTACAAACAGGCCTTCGCCGCCAACAGAAAGCGCGCCGACTATGCCGAGCCGCTCTATCCCGGCGTTCTGGAAGCGATGGACCGGCTGGAAGCCTGCGGCTGCCTGTTGGGCATCGCCACCGGCAAGTCGCGCCGGGGCCTGGACGCTGTTTTCGAACGCCATGGCTTTGGGCACCGCTTCGTGACCGTGCAAACGGCCGACGACGCGCCCGGCAAGCCAAATCCGGGCATGTTGCTGAACGCCATGCAAGAAACCGGGGTCCTGTCCTTGCGGACCTACATGGTGGGCGATACCTGGTTCGACATGCAGATGGCGGCCAATGCGGGAACGCGAGCAATCGGCGTCGATTGGGGCTATCATGACGTCAGCGAATTGAAACAGGCGGGGGCCGAGCTGATACTCAGCGCCTTTGCCGAACTACCCGGCGCCGTCGCCGATTTATGAATTTGAAAAAAGGGGTGATGATATGAAACTGGCAAAAATCATAGGGATCGTGGTTGGCGTGGTCGTGTTGGCCATTGGCGGCCTGCTGGGCTATCTGTCGACGATCGACGTCAACAAGTACAAGCCGATGATCTCGGAAGAGGTCAAGAAGGCGACCGGTCGCGATCTGGTGATCGGCGGCAACGTGTCGCTGAAAGTGTCGCTCTCGCCCGCCGTGGTGGTCGAGAACGTCACCTTCTCCAACATGGCGGGCGGTTCGCGTCCCGAGATGGCGAAGATCAAGCGCTTCGAAGCGCAAGTGTCGCTGCTTCCCTTGCTGTCGGGCGCCATTCAGGTCAACCGGCTGGTGATCGTCGAGCCCGACATCCTGATCGAGACCGACAAGCGCGGCAAAGGTAATTGGGAAATGGGCGACGTCGCCGCCAAGTCGGATCAAGCGGCGCCCGCAACCCCGCCCGAGGGCGGCAAGGCAGCATTGCCCAACATCGCCGTCGAAGAAGTGCGCATCGAAAAAGCGATGTTCGTCAATCGCGACGGCGTCAAGGGCGAGGCGATGAAGGTGGCAATCGAACAATTGGTTCTGCGCGCCAAGTCGCTGACCAGCCCCTTGTCGATCGAGTTGGCCGGTTCGCTGGACGACAAGGCTTTCGAGTTGAAGGGCACCACCGGGCCGGTGGCCGATCTGCTGGCCGCCAAGGCTTGGCCGATGGACCTGAACGCCAAGGCGGGTTTCCTGCTGCCCGTTCCCATTCAACTGGCGGGAACGCTGACCATGGGCGACAAAAGCTACGCCATGGACAATCTGAAGCTGGTGCTTGGCAAAAGCACGCTTTCGGGAACGGCCAAGATGGCGATGGCCGACCGTCCCCGGGCCACGGTGCGTCTGTCTTCTGACCTGATCGATCTGTCGGAGATCACCCCGGTTTCCGACAAGAAGTCGGAACCGGCCAAGAAATCGGCCGATGGGCGCGTTTTCCCCGCCGATCCGTTGCCCTTGTCCGGCCTGAAGGCGGCCGACGCCGACGCCGAAATCAAGATCGGCAAGCTGATTTTGCCCAACAAGCTGGCTTTCGACGGCATCAACGCCAAGATCTTGCTGAACAACGGGCGCTTGGAAACCAAGCCCTTCTCGCTGAACCTGGGTGGCGGCAATATCGCCACCAACATGGTGCTGGACGCCAGCTCCGGCAATTCGGCGGCGCTTAATCTGAATGTCGTCGGCAAGCAGGTGGTGGCGGGCACCATCGCCAAGGAAATGGGCCAATCCGACATGTTCACCGGCGGCCCCACCGACATCAATATCGACCTGCGCGGCAATGGCGGATCGGTGCGTTCCTTGATGGCGGGGCTGAACGGCGACATCCAGATCGTGATGGGCCAGGGCCGCGTCAACAATACGCTGATCAACTGGGGCGGCGGCGACATCCTGACCCAGGTCTTTAATGCCGCCAATCCGATGGCCAAGAAGGAAGACCACACGCCGATTTCCTGCGGCGTGGTGCGTTTCAAGGTCACCGACGGCATGGCCAACGCGCCCAAGGGCATCGCCGTCGAGACCGACAAGCTCGACATCGTGGGCGACGGCACGGCTAATTTGAAGACCGAGGGCCTCGACTTCGGCATCAAGCCCACCGTCAAGGAAGGGCTGGGGGTCGGCGTCGGCAATCTGGCCAGCATGATCCGCCTTTCCGGGACCATGGGCAGTCCTTCGGTGGGCGTCGATGCCGCCGAGGCCGCCAAGACGGCCCTGAAAACCGGCGCCGCCGTGGCGACCGGCGGCCTGTCGGTGTTGGGCGGCGCGTTGCTCGACAAGACGGGCGTGACCACCGCCGCCTCGTCGGGGCCGCCCTGCCAAGTGGCGCTGGGTAAGGGCACGCCCGCCAAGAGCGAGCCAGCGGGATCCAAGCCAGCCGCCCAAACCGCGCCTGCCAAGGATAGCGGTCCCGCCGGTGCGGTCGGCGGCGCCTTGAAGGGACTCTTCGGGCGCTAATGACGGCACTTCGCAAGCGTTTCTACAAAGAAGCCGCCGCCGGTTCAGCCGACGGCGGCTTCGCCGTTCTTCTGGACGGGCGGCAGGTCAAAACCCCCAAGGGGCATCCGCTGATTCTGCCGACGCTGGGTTTGGCCGAGGCGATTGCCCAGGAATGGGCGGCGCAAGGTGAGAAGATCGAGCCGGAAACCATGCCGCAAATGCAGGTGGCGGCCACCGCCATCGACCGCGTGGGCAGCGAACGTGCCGCCATGCATGCGAGTTTGATGCGCTATTGCGAAACGGATCTGCTTTGCTACCGTGCTGCGCACCCTGCCGATCTGGTCAAGCGCCAGACTGAAGTTTGGCAACCGGTGCAAGATTGGGTGGCCTTGCATCTGGACGCTCCGCTTAGGATCACGGAAGGGCTGAGGCCCATAGAACAGCCCGAACAGGCGCTGAAGGCCATCGCGGCGCAGTTGGAACGCTACGATCACTGGCGCTTTACGGCTTTGTCGGTGGCGGCCTCGGCCAGCGGCTCGCTGCTGTTGGCCTTGGCTTTGGTCGAGGGGCATCTGGACGCCCAAGGCGTGATCGCGGCCAGCCAGTTGGACGAAACCTATCAGCAGGAATTGTGGGGCGAGGACGAAGAGGCCCAGGAACGTCAAAGGGCGCTGGCGCAAGACATTCTGGCGGCTGGGCGTCTGCTGGCTCTGATATGATCGCCCATCTGTCCCGCCTGTCCCCCAACCAGCGAGGAGCGCTTTGGCTGTTGGGGTCGTCGGCGGCCTTCGCCGCCATGAACGGCGTGATCAAGCTGCTGGGTTCCGACATTCCAACCTCGCAGCTCGTGCTGTTCCGCTGTCTCTTTGGCCTAGTGGCGCTGTCGCCTTTCATTCTGGCCAATCCCAGACAAGCGCTGGTCGTTTCCAGGCCGGGGCTGCATGTGCTGCGCGCCCTTCTGGGCGTGGCCGCCATGTCGGCCAATTTCTGGTGCGTGGCCAATTTGCCGCTGGCCTCCGCCACCTCGCTGTTTTTCACCAAGCCGTTGTTCATGCCCCTGCTGGCCGCCTTGTTCCTGGGCGAGAGGTTTCGCCTGGGCAGGGGCTTGGCGACGCTGGTCGGATTTCTGGGCGTTCTGGCGATGCTGAATCCGCAAGACGGCGCCGATCCCATGTCTCTGGGCGTCGGCTTGGCCGGGGCTTTCTGCGTGGCGCTGGTGATGATCGTCATCAAGAAACTGACCTTGAGCGAGCAGCCGCTGGCCGTGCTGGTCTGGTTCACGCTGCTCTCGACGCTGGGCGCCGCACCCTTCGCCGCGATGAGCTGGGTGACCCCCGATTTCGCTCAATGGGGTCTGCTGGCATCCCTGGGCTTCATCGGCACGCTGGGCCAGTATCTTCTGATCCGCGCCTACCGGGTTGGCGAAGCCTCGGCGATCACGCCGATCGACTTCACCCAGCTGCTGTTCGCCGGACTCATGGGCCTTCTGTTCTTCGGCGAATTGCCGTCGCTGCAAAGCTGGGCGGGCATCGCCATCATCGTCGCCGCTGCCTTGTTCCTGACCTTGCAGGAAAGAAAGTCGGCCCCCTCTCGTCCATTGCCCGGCGATCTGCTATAAGAACTCCAGTTTACGTAAAGGGAGGCGCAGCATGGATGTTCAAGGAAAAGCCGCCATCGTCACAGGCGGCGCATCGGGTTTGGGCGAGGCGACGGCGAAGGCGCTGGCCAAGGCGGGGGCCAAGGTCACGGTGATCGATCTGAAGGCCGAGGCCGCCCTTAAGGTGGCTGGCGAGATCGGCGGGCTGGGCTTGGCCTGCGACATCACCGACGGCCCGGCCACCGAGGCCGCCATCAAAACGGCCAGAGAGACGCACGGCCCGGCCCGCATCCTGGTCAATTGCGCCGGTGTGGCCACCGGCGCTCGCGTGATCAATCGCGACGGCCCGGCCTCGCTGGATGGTTTCGCCCGCACGGTGGCGATCAATCTGGTCGGCACCTTCAACGCCATGCGCCTGTGCGCCTGGGACATGTCGACGCTGGAGCCGCTGGCCGACGGCGAACGCGGCTTCATCGTCAACACCTCCTCGATCGCCGCCTTCGAAGGACAGATCGGCCAGTGCGCCTATTCCTCGTCGAAATCGGGCGTGGCGGCGCTGACCTTGCCCGCCGCCCGCGAGTTGGCCAAATTCGGCGTGCGCGTGCTGTGCATCGCCCCCGGCCTGTTCGCCACCCCGATGATGTTCGGCCTGCCGCCCGAAGTGCAGGAAAGCCTGGGCAGCAAGACTCCTTTCCCGCAACGTCTGGGCAGGCCCGAGGAATTCGCGGCCCTGGTCATGATGATGGCGGGCAATGTGATGCTGAACGGCGAGGTGGTGCGCCTTGACGGCGGCGTGCGCCTTGAACCCAAATAGGGCATGCGCCAGCATCAAACGCTTCTGACCATTGAAACCAAGGGGGCCGGGCTTTACGAGTTCACCTCCGATGCGGCGTCCTTTGTCGCCAAGGCAGGCCTGCAAACGGGCCTGTTGACGCTGTTTTGCCGCCATACCTCGGCCTCGCTGACCATCCAGGAAAACGCCGATCCCGACGTGGCCCGCGATCTGCAAGAATGGTTCGCGCGCGCCGCACCCGAAGGGGCGGGCTGGATGCGCCACACGCTTGAGGGACCCGACGACATGCCCGCCCATATCAAGGCGGCGCTGACGAATGTGTCGCTGTCTATCCCCGTCATGGACAAGCGGCTGGCGCTGGGCAGCTGGCAGGGCTTGTATTTGTTCGAACACCGCAAAAACCCGCATCGACGCCAGATCGTCTTGCATCTGATGGGCGCCTGACCGTTCGTTGATGCGCCGTTGATATCTTTCCTCGCCTTGTGAAATGGACCGTTGATTAATCCTTTGGGTAGGGTGAACCACCGCTCATGCCGATCAAACAACCGCAACAACCGGGTCGGCGCAACACCCAAGGGAGTCCGTTATGTCCGACAAAGAAAAGGAAATGCACGCCATATCGGCGTTGCGTTGGCGCGTAGCCACACTGCTTAGCGCCGCCATGCTTTCGATCTATTTCGGTTTTATCTTGCTGGTCGCTTTCGACAAGCCGCTGCTTTCGACCTTGCTGACCGATGGTTTGTCGCTGGGCATTTTGCTGGGCGCTTCGGTGATCGTCGGCGCCTGGGTGCTGACGACGATTTACGTCTGGTGGGCCAACACCACCTATGACAGCGCCGTCGCAAAGATCAAGGGGTAAGCC from Alphaproteobacteria bacterium includes the following:
- a CDS encoding class I SAM-dependent methyltransferase: MRCKHIVTPGPDAPSAWVERFAPLIPPEGEVLDLAAGAGRHSRLFLRQGNKVTAVDRDTSLLTPAPGFEIVKADLENGAPWPLEGRKFQAIVVTNYLFRPLFAHLIDALAEDGVLIYETFAHGNETYALTSPRNPAHLLQPDELLNIVHGKLSVIAFEQGVVTRSKGPAVIQRLCAAKTYGPHRV
- a CDS encoding AsmA family protein gives rise to the protein MKLAKIIGIVVGVVVLAIGGLLGYLSTIDVNKYKPMISEEVKKATGRDLVIGGNVSLKVSLSPAVVVENVTFSNMAGGSRPEMAKIKRFEAQVSLLPLLSGAIQVNRLVIVEPDILIETDKRGKGNWEMGDVAAKSDQAAPATPPEGGKAALPNIAVEEVRIEKAMFVNRDGVKGEAMKVAIEQLVLRAKSLTSPLSIELAGSLDDKAFELKGTTGPVADLLAAKAWPMDLNAKAGFLLPVPIQLAGTLTMGDKSYAMDNLKLVLGKSTLSGTAKMAMADRPRATVRLSSDLIDLSEITPVSDKKSEPAKKSADGRVFPADPLPLSGLKAADADAEIKIGKLILPNKLAFDGINAKILLNNGRLETKPFSLNLGGGNIATNMVLDASSGNSAALNLNVVGKQVVAGTIAKEMGQSDMFTGGPTDINIDLRGNGGSVRSLMAGLNGDIQIVMGQGRVNNTLINWGGGDILTQVFNAANPMAKKEDHTPISCGVVRFKVTDGMANAPKGIAVETDKLDIVGDGTANLKTEGLDFGIKPTVKEGLGVGVGNLASMIRLSGTMGSPSVGVDAAEAAKTALKTGAAVATGGLSVLGGALLDKTGVTTAASSGPPCQVALGKGTPAKSEPAGSKPAAQTAPAKDSGPAGAVGGALKGLFGR
- the gloB gene encoding hydroxyacylglutathione hydrolase, with translation MLAIHQLLAFNDNYIHVALDEASGEGAVIDPGDAEPVLRAAGQNGWKLTQIWTTHHHADHAGGTEELKAKLGLKVFGAAIDAHRLPGLDVGLKDQDELQLGEHRAKALFVPGHTSGHLAYWFEEDKLLFPGDTLFAMGCGRLFEEPAEVMWASLSRLKALPGDTLVYCAHEYTLANGRFAKTIEPENESLLLRLNEARAMRDKGLSTVPFRLDLDLATNPFLRAGSAPAFADLRRQKDVFK
- a CDS encoding DUF1178 family protein, with translation MILFMLKCPSDHRFEGWFKDGAAYERQAKRRLIACPVCESSEISKAPMAPRISKGLARNEEAAPLAPPQDSIPTPPVPAQEATLPASPELLTALRDVVEKHCENVGSRFAEEARRIHYGESEARGIYGQTDPEETKALLEEGIDILPLPWPTRNA
- a CDS encoding SDR family oxidoreductase — translated: MDTKKTVIVTGASQGIGHAIAARFLLEDWRVITCSRQDVPPHCKMNPNWAHHIVTDLVKDEDVARFIEAANAILDGGPLHALINNAGVSPKTSYKERLGILNGPIQGWRDVFDLNFFAPLKLARGFASALNRGKGAIVNITSIAGHYVHPFAGSAYSTSKAALSGLTREMAVEFAQLGVRVNALAPGEIKTGMISPDYEAFIPRIPLERMGSTDDVAGVAFRLCSDDFAYVTGTEVFVTGGQHLL
- a CDS encoding universal stress protein; protein product: MSSIKSLIAVIEDANSRASLESALAIGRAFSAHVTALHVKADPSNAVPLLGEGMSGGMIEEMMSVAEKEANEKAKLARAMFDEIVAAAKIPLIATPPAPSEASVAFYEEAGLEEEIVARKGRLADLIVLTRPEGETDLPAATTLNAALFETGRPVLMTGKSLSEAARRIAIAWNGSAEAARALAAAMPFLTRDGVSVALLVGEEEGRAAYGRSVQEYLAWHGVACEIRLFAAHGGQTGESLLHEMEQFKADMLVMGAYTHSRLRQLIMGGVTRHVVANCSVPVLFAH
- a CDS encoding DUF4914 family protein, with translation MSKAECLVPDLPWLEHLPDLARALKKSPKVIWPTSRSQLLDMALGGTGQDRFTVAYDVPGQGMVTEADIVRCKNGVAANYPEPYMRRRDPDTMAIGDDLPTDKPRFAERFGYPFANLRDEMFDWLGSQELICIPFSAGSGRIDHDALFVGPANAAFFAAALTDLQGMVRVCELRDGFSPKAILYLAPPFRHTHCKGKQVVVHNRMDACHEVFALNLYPGPSAKKGIYGVLLDLGESEGWVTAHASAVRVVTPYDCPLTIMHEGASGGGKSEMLEYPTREEDGRLPLGTNVVTGEQRRVPLGQNCSLEPVTDDMALCHPAHQGLHKKLVVTDAENAWFVRVDGIGRYGANPEIERMCMHPEQPLVFLNVEGVPGATCLPWDHIEDAPGKRCSNPRVILPRSIIHRIVNEPVEVDVRSFGVRCPPCTKEAPSYGIIGLLHLLPPAIAWLWRLVAPRGHGNPSIIAAADGLVSEGVGSFWPFATGRKVDYANLLLDQIRDCEATRHVLIPNQHIGAWKVGFNGQMIAREYLARRGGAKFRADQIVPARSPLLGYALNSMLVEGYQIPTWFLRTENQLEMGIEAYDAGAAMLEAFFKQEIVGYLSESTLDPLGAKIIKACLDGAQVKDYDSYLGGVL
- a CDS encoding AAA family ATPase, with the protein product MSQEEVLSFLADPASYGLAAGEKIERIDTHISAVFLAGDKAYKLKKAVKLPFLDFSTLEARQTFCRAELTVNRRTAPDLYLGVEPLVRRADGTLGFGGEGEVADWLVVMKRFDQEERLDRLSAMGELDRHAMMELAEVVADFHVKAPHRSDYGGVAGLAHVIGTNDSTFAETDLPRDCTLRLTQHSMERLSECAEILEARRQQGYVRRVHGDLHLGNVFRHQGKPVLFDAIEFNEDFACVDTLFDLAFLLMDLDHGGYRSLGSVLFNHYLPFAGEWAGGEAGGLKALPLFLSLRAAIRAHVLATRARQASGAEAERALKEATMYLDAALDYLDPPPPRLCAIGGLSGSGKSRLARDLARYLGAAPGALVLRSDVIRKRLLGKTMFERLVPEAYGAEMTIRTFDTLFQEAEAALKAGHSVICDAVFARPEQRKQAQDLALRLKVPFTAGWADAPPEILRKRVAERKRNASDATEPVLEMQFGYDLSALDWAKIDTSGSKDESFRLARRVLRI
- a CDS encoding HAD-IA family hydrolase is translated as MASSQDLRLVVFDVDGTLIDSQHNIVNAVADAWRAEGLDVPAPWQVRRNIGLPLEEAIAALIPEAERDFHLHLTELYKQAFAANRKRADYAEPLYPGVLEAMDRLEACGCLLGIATGKSRRGLDAVFERHGFGHRFVTVQTADDAPGKPNPGMLLNAMQETGVLSLRTYMVGDTWFDMQMAANAGTRAIGVDWGYHDVSELKQAGAELILSAFAELPGAVADL